In the genome of Marispirochaeta aestuarii, one region contains:
- a CDS encoding divergent polysaccharide deacetylase family protein, with translation MRKSGSTGTRGKSKLYFSYLLLGTTALMLGISIALVRGWMERTETDRAVLPVSEPERPVEPPVIVPSKPEGKASAVLPVAPEVFIVIDDVGNSLEELEPFLSLPIPVTFAVMPRRRYTRESVELIQKAKKYYIMHQPMEPVGDADPGEGAIFTGMSKEEIYTLLDTNLATLGGAPGINNHMGSKATADGETMRMVLEYLKERNMFFLDSVTTGESVAGRIAAEISLPYAERNSMFLDNERERDYIERALRSGFSLAETSGRAVMIGHVWDEHLAELLLDLYPEFTEKGFSFDDIGSMIYLGRLDLEE, from the coding sequence GCTTATGCTTGGAATATCCATCGCCCTTGTCCGGGGCTGGATGGAAAGAACGGAAACCGACAGGGCGGTACTGCCTGTTTCAGAGCCTGAAAGACCGGTGGAACCCCCTGTGATTGTTCCTTCAAAACCGGAAGGAAAGGCATCTGCCGTCCTTCCCGTGGCACCTGAAGTTTTTATCGTCATCGACGATGTGGGCAACAGTCTTGAAGAACTGGAACCCTTCCTCTCCCTTCCCATACCTGTAACCTTTGCCGTGATGCCCCGGCGCCGCTATACCAGAGAGTCAGTGGAGCTTATCCAAAAGGCAAAAAAGTATTATATTATGCATCAGCCCATGGAACCTGTGGGCGATGCCGATCCAGGGGAGGGGGCAATCTTTACCGGCATGAGCAAAGAGGAAATCTACACCCTGCTCGACACAAATCTTGCAACCCTGGGTGGAGCCCCGGGTATCAATAACCATATGGGATCAAAGGCCACGGCGGACGGAGAAACCATGAGGATGGTTCTGGAGTATCTGAAGGAACGAAATATGTTTTTTCTCGATTCCGTAACCACCGGAGAAAGCGTCGCAGGAAGGATCGCAGCGGAGATTTCTTTGCCGTATGCAGAAAGGAACAGCATGTTTTTAGACAACGAACGAGAACGGGATTATATTGAACGGGCCCTGCGGTCGGGCTTTTCCCTGGCTGAGACCAGCGGAAGGGCCGTTATGATCGGGCATGTGTGGGATGAGCACCTGGCTGAGCTGCTTCTTGATCTCTATCCGGAGTTCACCGAGAAGGGGTTCAGCTTTGACGATATTGGATCGATGATCTACCTGGGAAGGCTGGATCTGGAGGAATGA
- the tsaD gene encoding tRNA (adenosine(37)-N6)-threonylcarbamoyltransferase complex transferase subunit TsaD yields the protein MKVLGIETSCDECSIAVVENGRHILSSIVATQIDIHRPFMGVVPEIASRTHTEWIRDTFTETLHRGELALEDLDGIAVTSRPGLVGSLLVGLSFAKGLALALGIPYTTVNHVKAHLYAPQLEREISYPFLGLLVSGGHTMICRVDGVDDIRVMGTTIDDACGEAFDKVAKYYDMGYPGGVAIDRLAQTGNPQAFAFPGPNLHKGDHRYDVSYSGLKNAVINQIDQFWDGVSEKSLENIAASFQKRAIDILVKRLLRAVEDTALDRVVVGGGVAANSYLRSSLADVRGLEVLFPPLELCTDNGAMIAGLGYHYLKEGRISPLSEAASARVEGFRKTYP from the coding sequence ATGAAGGTTCTTGGTATAGAGACCTCCTGTGACGAGTGCAGTATCGCTGTTGTTGAAAACGGAAGGCACATCCTCAGCAGCATCGTCGCAACCCAGATAGACATTCACCGTCCCTTTATGGGGGTGGTCCCGGAGATCGCCTCCCGGACTCATACCGAGTGGATCCGGGACACCTTTACCGAGACCCTGCACCGCGGAGAGCTCGCCCTGGAAGATCTCGACGGCATCGCCGTCACCAGCCGACCCGGCCTGGTGGGCTCCCTTCTTGTGGGGCTCTCCTTCGCCAAGGGACTGGCCCTGGCCCTCGGGATTCCCTATACCACGGTAAACCACGTAAAGGCCCATCTCTACGCCCCTCAGCTCGAGAGGGAAATATCCTATCCCTTTCTGGGGCTCCTGGTCTCCGGCGGGCACACCATGATCTGCAGGGTCGACGGGGTGGATGACATTCGGGTAATGGGAACTACCATCGATGACGCCTGCGGCGAGGCTTTTGACAAGGTGGCAAAATACTACGACATGGGATACCCCGGAGGGGTTGCCATCGATCGCCTGGCGCAGACGGGTAATCCCCAGGCCTTCGCTTTTCCCGGACCCAACCTGCACAAAGGCGATCACCGCTACGATGTCAGCTATTCCGGCCTTAAAAATGCGGTTATCAACCAGATCGACCAGTTCTGGGACGGGGTTTCCGAAAAGTCCCTGGAGAATATCGCTGCCTCTTTCCAGAAGAGGGCGATCGATATTCTGGTAAAACGGCTTTTACGGGCGGTTGAGGATACGGCTCTTGATCGTGTGGTAGTCGGAGGCGGCGTTGCAGCCAACAGCTACCTGCGTTCAAGCCTGGCGGATGTCAGGGGGCTGGAGGTGCTGTTTCCCCCCCTGGAACTCTGTACCGACAACGGTGCCATGATCGCCGGTCTTGGCTATCATTACCTGAAGGAAGGACGAATCTCTCCGCTTTCCGAGGCCGCTTCCGCCAGGGTAGAAGGTTTCCGTAAAACCTATCCCTGA